The proteins below are encoded in one region of Eubacteriales bacterium:
- a CDS encoding ECF transporter S component, translating to MSSKKIRKITMTGMLSAIAAILMVLEFSVPLIPSFIKMDFSELPALIATFSLGPLSGVSVCFIKNLIHLLFTTSGGVGELSNFILGVCFVLPAGLIYEKMKSKKGALIGSLVGAATMAIVSLFSNYYIVYPIYTAFMPMETIISAYQVFNPSVNTLWDALLMFNLPFTFIKGLLSVIITIVIYKKLSPILKGEKNKLKCPA from the coding sequence ATGAGCAGTAAAAAAATCAGAAAAATCACAATGACAGGTATGCTGTCTGCAATCGCAGCAATACTTATGGTACTGGAATTCAGCGTTCCGCTGATCCCGTCTTTTATTAAGATGGACTTTTCAGAGCTTCCCGCCCTTATAGCAACTTTCTCCCTCGGGCCTTTAAGCGGTGTTTCAGTATGCTTTATCAAAAACTTGATACACTTGCTTTTTACTACTTCCGGCGGAGTTGGCGAACTGTCTAACTTCATCTTAGGTGTATGCTTTGTATTGCCGGCAGGCCTTATCTATGAAAAGATGAAATCCAAAAAAGGCGCACTTATCGGTTCCTTAGTCGGGGCCGCTACAATGGCTATCGTTAGTTTATTTTCAAACTACTACATCGTATATCCTATATACACTGCATTTATGCCAATGGAGACTATTATATCTGCATATCAGGTATTCAATCCATCTGTCAATACCTTATGGGATGCGCTTTTAATGTTTAACCTGCCGTTTACATTTATCAAAGGGCTTTTAAGTGTGATAATAACAATTGTTATCTATAAAAAGCTCTCCCCTATACTTAAAGGTGAGAAGAATAAACTAAAATGTCCTGCATAA
- a CDS encoding septum formation initiator family protein: protein MSIAKKRKVSPRFKFFLLFLCAVYAAIVFFNQETLIRSQNEEIATLTEQKEEAVIENQFSEENISYVTSNEYIEKVAREKLGWIMEGEIKFKES, encoded by the coding sequence ATGTCTATAGCAAAAAAAAGAAAAGTATCACCCAGATTTAAATTCTTTTTGCTGTTTTTGTGTGCAGTATATGCTGCTATTGTGTTTTTTAACCAGGAAACGCTTATAAGGTCTCAAAACGAAGAAATAGCCACACTTACCGAACAAAAAGAAGAAGCCGTAATTGAAAACCAATTTTCCGAGGAAAATATTTCTTATGTAACTTCAAATGAATACATTGAAAAAGTTGCAAGGGAAAAATTGGGCTGGATAATGGAGGGTGAAATAAAATTTAAAGAATCATGA
- the yabQ gene encoding spore cortex biosynthesis protein YabQ yields MSLYESQFYIFLVAVYGGIIAGLAYEFYRILRRIFLSKKITTAIFDTLFAATAVLIFIYVSYITSSGELRFYVVLGYVAGFLMYSLSISRVFNSIFTKIIKLFIKNPKT; encoded by the coding sequence ATGTCTCTTTACGAAAGCCAGTTTTATATTTTTCTTGTTGCGGTTTACGGTGGAATTATTGCGGGTTTGGCATACGAATTTTACCGGATTCTCCGTCGTATTTTTTTATCTAAAAAAATAACTACAGCTATCTTTGATACATTGTTTGCGGCGACTGCCGTTTTAATTTTCATATATGTTTCATATATAACAAGTTCCGGTGAACTCAGATTTTATGTGGTCTTAGGTTATGTAGCAGGATTTTTAATGTATAGCTTAAGTATATCCAGAGTATTTAACAGTATTTTTACCAAAATTATCAAACTTTTTATTAAAAACCCCAAAACGTAA
- the yabP gene encoding sporulation protein YabP, translating into MLKEDEVKRISDKSHKVTIDSRERANVTGVLDVDSFNENEIIFITTCGAITINGEDLHINRLNLEEGQLIIDGVIQSLDYSDHEERRNRGFFSKVFR; encoded by the coding sequence ATGCTAAAAGAGGACGAGGTCAAGCGCATATCGGACAAATCACATAAGGTGACCATTGATTCGCGTGAACGTGCAAATGTCACCGGAGTTTTAGACGTAGACAGTTTTAACGAAAATGAAATAATATTCATAACGACCTGCGGAGCAATAACCATAAATGGTGAAGATCTACATATAAACAGGCTAAACTTAGAGGAAGGCCAGCTTATTATAGACGGCGTTATACAGTCTTTAGATTACAGTGACCACGAAGAGCGGCGTAACCGTGGATTTTTCTCAAAAGTCTTTAGATAA
- a CDS encoding DUF3048 domain-containing protein yields MKRILLFLLSIALLFSITACGSEEEPQTSATQTQEPEPSVTVEAGSPTTGLPGNTEYKPVAVMIENSSAARPQTGIQAADIVYEAPVESSITRFMCIFNDNYPEVVGPVRSARIYYIKWQQEWDAAFVHYGGPQDEGRESYIYGDNAASVKVRINGVWGRDSKFFWRSSARSAPHNAYTNVAVDVGQIDYTQVALNTLLFSSTKDYGTSTATRIGIPFSSSNKYFVEYNYDSGKDVYVRSMSGKKFTDAATGNAVEVTNVIVQYANVYVIKNDSGGRKNIDLVGEGKAEFFIGGKHITGTWKKTSYDSGTVFYDDNGKQIELHPGNTWIHIQPDTNTIVFS; encoded by the coding sequence ATGAAAAGGATATTGTTATTTTTATTGTCGATAGCATTGCTTTTTTCAATAACCGCGTGCGGCAGTGAAGAAGAGCCGCAGACCTCAGCTACTCAAACTCAAGAACCAGAGCCTTCGGTAACAGTAGAGGCGGGTTCGCCAACTACGGGGCTTCCAGGTAATACAGAATATAAGCCGGTTGCAGTAATGATAGAAAACTCATCCGCTGCACGTCCGCAGACCGGTATACAGGCAGCGGACATAGTATATGAAGCACCGGTGGAATCTTCTATAACACGCTTTATGTGCATATTTAACGATAACTATCCGGAAGTGGTAGGGCCGGTACGTTCTGCACGTATTTACTATATAAAATGGCAGCAGGAATGGGATGCGGCTTTTGTGCATTACGGCGGGCCGCAGGATGAAGGAAGAGAGTCCTACATATACGGAGACAATGCAGCCAGTGTTAAAGTCCGTATTAATGGTGTTTGGGGAAGGGACTCTAAATTTTTCTGGAGATCATCTGCCAGGAGCGCCCCGCATAATGCATATACAAATGTTGCAGTAGATGTAGGGCAGATCGATTATACACAAGTAGCCTTAAATACGCTTCTGTTTTCAAGTACAAAAGATTATGGCACGTCTACGGCAACGAGAATAGGGATACCGTTTTCTTCATCTAACAAGTATTTTGTTGAATATAATTATGATAGCGGCAAAGACGTTTATGTAAGAAGCATGAGCGGTAAAAAATTTACAGATGCAGCTACGGGAAATGCGGTGGAAGTTACAAATGTTATCGTGCAATATGCAAATGTCTATGTTATAAAAAATGACAGCGGCGGCAGAAAAAATATAGACTTGGTCGGTGAAGGCAAGGCGGAGTTTTTTATCGGTGGTAAACATATCACGGGAACATGGAAGAAGACGAGCTACGACTCCGGCACTGTATTTTATGATGACAACGGTAAGCAGATAGAACTTCATCCGGGGAATACCTGGATACATATTCAGCCTGATACTAATACAATAGTGTTTAGTTAA
- a CDS encoding flavin reductase family protein has product MENNFVEIPPSELTGNVFSLMDKDWMLITAKKPDGKINTMTAAWGCYGILWRRPVAVCYIRPQRYTLEFVNSTDRFTLNFLEDGHRKDMNYCGTVSGRDEDKIAKCGFTLLGDPPYFAESKIVIFVRKLYCQRLDEECFIDKSIIPQLYPEADFHYTFVNQIEKVYIKK; this is encoded by the coding sequence ATGGAAAATAACTTTGTTGAAATACCGCCTAGTGAGTTAACCGGCAATGTATTTTCACTCATGGATAAAGACTGGATGCTTATAACAGCTAAAAAACCAGACGGAAAAATCAATACAATGACAGCGGCCTGGGGATGCTACGGTATTTTATGGCGCCGCCCTGTTGCAGTATGTTATATACGCCCGCAGCGATATACTTTGGAATTTGTAAACAGCACAGACCGCTTTACCCTTAATTTTTTAGAAGACGGCCATAGAAAAGACATGAATTACTGTGGAACTGTCTCCGGCAGAGATGAAGACAAGATAGCCAAATGTGGCTTTACTCTTTTAGGAGATCCGCCGTATTTCGCCGAATCAAAGATTGTCATATTTGTCAGAAAGCTGTATTGCCAGCGCTTGGATGAAGAGTGCTTTATAGATAAGTCGATAATACCGCAGCTTTATCCGGAAGCAGATTTCCATTATACTTTTGTAAATCAAATTGAAAAAGTCTATATAAAAAAATAA